In Chitinispirillales bacterium ANBcel5, the DNA window CAAAGCATACAGAACAAATCAACTAAAGGCGATTGAATATCTCGAAGCAAGTGGTGGGCGCGGAAAACCAGAGCGCAGCAGCTATTCGATGCCCGATCGGGAGATAAGAACTATTCCAAGATCTGCTCTGCAACAATTCAAATCCACCTCTTTAGAATCAGATATTATTGATGATGACATTGAAGGTTTGGAGTAATAAGTGAGAAAGATAGTAAACACCACACTCATCCTCCCAGTATCTCACTGTGAAGATCATACATCTTTTCTTTCATCCGGGAGGATGAGTTAGCATAGCAGTACACGCAATCATATAAACAGGTGTTATATTTTCCAATATCTTTTGACTTTATACAGTTGCAATTTTTCCTCTGCCCTGTATCCTTTAATCCAGAGCGAAACTTATAACCAGTAAACAGATCCACCGGGGTGTCTTCACACAAAAAATTCATTAATTTTGTATCACCATTGAATTCTTTAACTATAAGTTGCTCATCCACGCACTTACCGTTTGGTATCCCCACTTCATTATAATTATTTTCTTCGGCACAGGTAAACAGATCAATATTCCATTCCTTAGACATCTGTAAGATAGCCTTTAGTATTACATCCCTTTTCTCTCGAGATATTTCATCTAATATAACGCCCCTCTTCTTACATCTATTTATAACTTTTTGGTAAGGGGTCAAAAAACTTACCGTCAGCCGGGAAGTGTACTGTGAAATTGTTTTACCGATTCGGCTAACCCGTTCAAGCAATTCATCAATATCTATCTTATCAGATATGATTAGGGGATCAAATCTCCAAAGCACTCTCCCAGGGCCGATCCGTTCACTCAGGGATACAAAAGTATCTATTCTCTCCATTAGAGGTGGGAGCTGCGGTTCGTAATTTTCAGCCTCATAATCATTCAATGTGAAGTGAAAATAGTAATTCAATCCTCTCTTTTCCAACTCCTCCAGATGGTTTGTGAACGGTGCAGGATATTTGGACCAAAAGACGAATAACCTGCATTCACGAAATGATACATACTGTTCTTTACCATTAAATGGATTAACCCATTTAGCATATCCGGCACTTAGCCTGTTGAAGAACCAGTCAGAATGGTGAGCAGGCAGATCGGTCGAGCGACTGGCAGAAATAATAAGCGGTGCAATTGCTTCTACATTTTGACCAGATTTATTCTGTATGAGTACTTTATCTAATTGTTTTTGCCCCAAAGCTTCCCCTCCCACTAACAACTATCTTCATTTCGTTTTAAAAGGGTTTTTGTTGTACAGCACTAAACAGTAAAATACTTATTGTAAGGCAATTTTTCAGCACCTGAAAATTCTCAAGCAGTTTTCACATTCCCTCTCTCTATTCTCTAAGAATAGGTTGTAAATAGCTAAATCGAGTAAGCTGTGAGGATGAGGGTTGCCCCTCACCTCATAAGCCTCTCACACCACCGTACGCACCTGTTGGTATACGGCGGTTTCTTCAAATTTCAAACGTTTATAGTTATCCAATAAATTAAACAGGCCGATATTATAAAACCATTTGTTGTTCATTGCTTTATGAGCCTGTGGGGTAGCGGATAATCGCCACCACCCTTTACCAGACAGTGCCATTATCCAGCATTGCCATTCAGGGTATTTTTCTGCTCCTGAGGAAGCGTACTATACCAATGACTCTTTTACACTGCTTCAATCTAAAGCAACGAAGGCGACATTGTAACCAACTCGTTAGTTTTCAATCGTCCTCTCATCTCAGCATACCTGAAGTAATGCATCCATCCCCGAAGTACAGTGTTGAGTTCTGTAATAAGGCAGGCTATATCCGGAATTCCCAACCTTGATATTCTCTGAAAAACAGTATCCACAGTACATCAGGGCTCATTATAGTGTTCTGAATTCAGGCGAAATCTGTGCAAGCAAATCTATATCACCAACCGTTAAGAAAATTATATCGGTAAAAGCACAAAGATTTGCATATCCGCTCGCTCTATTTTTGATGATCTCTATAACCCGATTTATACCTTCTGCCATGGCGTTTGTCAGTTTCGATTCAATAAATGGTAAAATCCGTTGTGCGTGTCGTTTAAGCATTTTGGCAAGGTCCTTGATTGGCTCCAAGCAGCATCGCATTGCCGACGTATTCATCCCTTGAAAAAAGATTCGGCTGAACACATATAGATGTATTCCCAAAATGCTTCAAACTCATCCTTTGGTATCCATGCACGCCAGATCCGTCGATTCAATTTCTTCAACTCGTTTAGTCTGTGGGTATCGGCTTTGCTGCGATTTCGGGATGAAAAAACAGCATCCAACGAAGCCCTTTGAGCGCCTTTTTGTCTGAGCGTTGCGCTTCACGCCAGAACCTCATCCACAGCACTGTTAAGGGCTTTAACGACGTGAAATCTATTGATTACCAATAACACCTGGGGGCACCAGTGCTCGATTGCTCCAATATATGCTTTGCTCATATCGCAAGTTGCAAATCTAATCTTGCTACGCTGAAGCTCAGTGAGTGCTGTGCTGAAAAACTCATCTATGGCCTCTCAGCCTTTACCCTGGCCGCCCCACACAACACAGCCCCGATCAAGATTATAGACTATTGTAGCGTGTTTATGACCCTTGCAATACGATATCTCATCTATGCCCAACGTATCGATTCCTAAATGTGGTGACCTTCTCGCAGCCGTGCTATTGAACGATGCAGCAAATCCGAAAACGTTGATTTGGGAACATGCAGTATCTCTGATGCGGCCTTTTGAGTCATAAGCTGTGCCAGTTTTAACACCATGTATTCCAACCGGTACGTTATACGAGAATGGGCGCTGCCCTAATGCCTGCCACTGAGTGTCTGTGGCGAGGGATACAAAAACTTGATACTGCTGTAGACATGTATATGATATTTACCGGAGCTGGCCCGCCTGATATTCGAAAATCATATACTGAAGCAATGTTTTTCGATGACTCATTTCCATAAGGGTACGGAGATAAGTGTGGGCAAGGATGAGCCTCTGGGAGAAGGGTAACTCGTTCAGTTGCTTTTGTTGAAAGAGTAGTGTTTGGGTTGGCGTTTCTGACACCCGTTTTGCCATTTCAGATGGCTCGGCAAACCAATCAGATACCCACTTTTGGGTCACAGATAATTGCGACAGCCCCTTCAGGTGACGATTTCAGGGTTTTTCATAGTCCGGTAATCACTGCTGTTAGCTCGGCTATCGGTCACGGATGGCAAATAATGGCCATCTGAGACCGGCGGAACTATTAAGGACGGTGTCCCGAAGGGTTCCGCCCATCTCAGATGTGCTTAAAATGCTCTCATGTATCATTTCTTATAACCTGTTTCTACAATAAACTTAGCTATCGTAACAGAAATGGCGCCTCGAGGTGTGGTTAATCGTTCTTCCGGGGATCATTAGCGAAGACTGTACGGGCAAACCCAACTATATCGCCGATTAAATCCACGGTCCTTATACTTCGATGCGATGAAGGTTCAGTGTTAACAGCCTTTCTCTCTCTATTGCCGTATCAGCGATTCGGTTATAGAGATCCCACGACTCATCAATCGCCTTTTAAATGAGTGCTGTATCGAAACCACCCTCGTTTTAACTGATTAGACCTGTTTGAATAGCAGTACTATTCCGTAGTGGTTGCATGTAGTAAAAAAACACCTATTGAAGGAACTCTCTGTCCCGTAGCGACACAACAGTAATAGCTTGCATGATAAGTACTAAAATATCTCGTCCCTGCAGGATCAACGGTTTAGCAGTTTTAAACGAGGATTACCAAGTGACTCACAAACAATGGTCAATAAGGATAATCGAGTAAGCTGTGAGGATGAGGGTTGACCCTCAGCCTCATAAGCGACGGGCCTCTTGTACTTAGTAGTACTACCCATCACCCGCAAAGCTGCCTCTTTACTTACAACAAAGATACGAAGATCGTCTGCATACCGTACAAAAGTATGTCCGCGACGCTCAAGTTCCTTATCCAGCTCATCAAGCACTATGTTTGATAAAAGCGGGGATAAGGGGCCTCCTGCATGGCACACAAAAAACGGCAGTGAGTATTTTCACCGCCGTTTACGAAGATTTTAAGAAAATAAGTTAGTAGTTTCGCTGCTTAGAATGTCTTTGTAAGCGATAGTCCAAAAGTTCTTTGATCGGTCGCATATAATGCCCTCTGCTCAGGTTCAGCCATCTGCTGCCATCTGAGTGTGTTAATAGCGTTTAGATCATTATCTACTCCCAAAAGATCATATCCATATAGTGATATATGATATCCATTAGATAGGTTTACATGAATACTTGCGTTCAGTCTTTTCGCCACTCTACGCATGAAGTAATCTTTAAAACTTTGGTCTTCATCTCTTCCCTTCTCAAAATCCCAGTAATTAAAACCTTCGTCTTCTGCATAGAGCGATTCTCTTCCCCTCAATCCCCAAAATAGTCGTAAATTACTATGAAGAGTAAGCCAGTTAGTCGGGGTAAAAGTTACAAATGCTTTAGTAACATTGGTACTTAGATTCAGAAAATGTTGACCATCAGCCGTAATCCCATCACGAACATTATTTACCTCAATGGTGTCATATTTTCCTTCAACAGCAACGGGATAGTAATGCCATCTTCCATCAACTTGAATTGAATCATACCATCCAGCACTGTCCTTATTTACATGCGGTAACTCAAACTCGAAGGATTGTTCATTTACCGATGTTCTTACCGGTCGCTGGAATGTATGATTTACTCCCAAGTCAAACATTCCGGTTTCATATCTTACATCTAAGTCTAAATTAAAATAGCTGTAACTTCCTGCGTCCACCACCCTAAACAAGGTTTGTGACCACCCAAACAGATCTGTTGCCCAGTTCATTGACATAGATGGTGCAAGAGTAAGTGCATCAACATTACCAACATAGGCTAGTTCAAGCGACCTTACC includes these proteins:
- a CDS encoding transposase — encoded protein: MFSRIFFQGMNTSAMRCCLEPIKDLAKMLKRHAQRILPFIESKLTNAMAEGINRVIEIIKNRASGYANLCAFTDIIFLTVGDIDLLAQISPEFRTL
- a CDS encoding group II intron maturase-specific domain-containing protein; protein product: MDTVFQRISRLGIPDIACLITELNTVLRGWMHYFRYAEMRGRLKTNELVTMSPSLL
- a CDS encoding reverse transcriptase domain-containing protein, producing MCHAGGPLSPLLSNIVLDELDKELERRGHTFVRYADDLRIFVVSKEAALRVMGSTTKYKRPVAYEAEGQPSSSQLTRLSLLTIVCESLGNPRLKLLNR
- a CDS encoding DUF1848 domain-containing protein translates to MGQKQLDKVLIQNKSGQNVEAIAPLIISASRSTDLPAHHSDWFFNRLSAGYAKWVNPFNGKEQYVSFRECRLFVFWSKYPAPFTNHLEELEKRGLNYYFHFTLNDYEAENYEPQLPPLMERIDTFVSLSERIGPGRVLWRFDPLIISDKIDIDELLERVSRIGKTISQYTSRLTVSFLTPYQKVINRCKKRGVILDEISREKRDVILKAILQMSKEWNIDLFTCAEENNYNEVGIPNGKCVDEQLIVKEFNGDTKLMNFLCEDTPVDLFTGYKFRSGLKDTGQRKNCNCIKSKDIGKYNTCLYDCVYCYANSSSRMKEKMYDLHSEILGG